In Oncorhynchus clarkii lewisi isolate Uvic-CL-2024 chromosome 24, UVic_Ocla_1.0, whole genome shotgun sequence, one DNA window encodes the following:
- the LOC139382190 gene encoding 26S proteasome non-ATPase regulatory subunit 8 isoform X1: protein MASVLKETAGLYETLKTEWNKKNPNLNKCGDILSKLKISLLELNFLPTTGTKLTKQQLILARDVLEIGALWAILKKDIPSFERYMAQLKCYYFDYKDELPESAYMHQLLGLNLLFLLSQNRVSEFHTELERLTAKDIQTNVYIRHPVSLEQYLMEGSYNKVFLAKGNIPAESYTFFIDILLDTIRDEIAGCIEKAYKQIQFNEATRVLFFSSPNNMTEYANKRGWTQSPDGYYSFSSQQQRTEEVNIPSTELATQVIEYARQLEMIV, encoded by the exons ATGGCGTCTGTACTGAAAGAGACCGCGGGGCTATATGAAACATTGAAAACGGAATGGAACAAGAAAAATCCAAATCTGAACAAATGTGGAGACATTTTGAGCAAGCTCAAG ATCTCGTTATTGGAGTTAAACTTCTTACCAACGACTGGAACTAAGCTCACCAAACAGCAGCTTATTTTAGCTC GTGATGTTCTGGAGATCGGGGCTCTGTGGGCTATCCTAAAGAAGGACATCCCTTCCTTTGAGAGATACATGGCCCAGCTCAAATGTTACTACTTTGATTACAA GGATGAGTTGCCAGAGTCGGCCTACATGCACCAGCTACTGGGCCTGAATCTCCTCTTTCTGCTGTCCCAGAACCGCGTGTCAGAGTTccacacagagctggagaggctGACTGCTAAAGACATCCAGACCAACGTCTACATCCGCCACCCAGTCTCCTTAGAGCAG TACCTGATGGAGGGAAGTTACAACAAGGTGTTTCTGGCCAAAGGTAACATCCCTGCTGAGAGCTACACCTTCTTCATAGACATTCTGCTAGACACCATCCG CGATGAGATTGCTGGGTGCATAGAGAAGGCTTATAAACAGATTCAGTTCAACGAAGCTACCAGAGTCCTTTTCTTCTCCTCCCCAAACAACATGACAGAGTATGCCAACAAG CGGGGCTGGACCCAGAGCCCAGATGGCTACTACTCGTTCAGTAGCCAACAGCAGAGGACAGAGGAAGTCAACATCCCCTCCACCGAGCTGGCTACGCAGGTCATCGAATATGCACGTCAGCTGGAGATGATTGTGTAG
- the LOC139382190 gene encoding 26S proteasome non-ATPase regulatory subunit 8 isoform X2, whose translation MASVLKETAGLYETLKTEWNKKNPNLNKCGDILSKLKISLLELNFLPTTGTKLTKQQLILARDVLEIGALWAILKKDIPSFERYMAQLKCYYFDYKDELPESAYMHQLLGLNLLFLLSQNRVSEFHTELERLTAKDIQTNVYIRHPVSLEQYLMEGSYNKVFLAKGNIPAESYTFFIDILLDTIRDEIAGCIEKAYKQIQFNEATRVLFFSSPNNMTEYANKRGWTQSLSSY comes from the exons ATGGCGTCTGTACTGAAAGAGACCGCGGGGCTATATGAAACATTGAAAACGGAATGGAACAAGAAAAATCCAAATCTGAACAAATGTGGAGACATTTTGAGCAAGCTCAAG ATCTCGTTATTGGAGTTAAACTTCTTACCAACGACTGGAACTAAGCTCACCAAACAGCAGCTTATTTTAGCTC GTGATGTTCTGGAGATCGGGGCTCTGTGGGCTATCCTAAAGAAGGACATCCCTTCCTTTGAGAGATACATGGCCCAGCTCAAATGTTACTACTTTGATTACAA GGATGAGTTGCCAGAGTCGGCCTACATGCACCAGCTACTGGGCCTGAATCTCCTCTTTCTGCTGTCCCAGAACCGCGTGTCAGAGTTccacacagagctggagaggctGACTGCTAAAGACATCCAGACCAACGTCTACATCCGCCACCCAGTCTCCTTAGAGCAG TACCTGATGGAGGGAAGTTACAACAAGGTGTTTCTGGCCAAAGGTAACATCCCTGCTGAGAGCTACACCTTCTTCATAGACATTCTGCTAGACACCATCCG CGATGAGATTGCTGGGTGCATAGAGAAGGCTTATAAACAGATTCAGTTCAACGAAGCTACCAGAGTCCTTTTCTTCTCCTCCCCAAACAACATGACAGAGTATGCCAACAAG CGGGGCTGGACCCAGAGCCTCTCGTCATATTAA